The Methanothrix soehngenii GP6 genome has a window encoding:
- a CDS encoding ubiquitin-like small modifier protein 1, producing the protein MRIKIRSFAGFRNILGKEKDIDLPGEGAMIRDLLNLLCHDHASLEPLLFKEGRLREDVNIFLSGKNIESLQSLETPLADGDELALFTAVIGG; encoded by the coding sequence ATGAGGATTAAGATCAGGTCGTTTGCCGGATTTCGAAATATTCTGGGAAAGGAGAAAGATATCGATCTTCCAGGCGAGGGGGCAATGATAAGAGATCTTCTGAACCTGTTATGCCATGATCACGCCTCGCTGGAGCCGCTTTTATTCAAGGAAGGAAGGCTGCGCGAGGACGTAAACATCTTTCTCTCGGGAAAGAACATCGAGAGCCTGCAGTCGCTCGAGACCCCGCTGGCGGATGGGGATGAGCTGGCCCTGTTCACTGCTGTTATTGGTGGATGA
- a CDS encoding TfuA-related McrA-glycine thioamidation protein, with protein MPEVVVFLGPSLSRARAEEILQAEWRPPARRGDVYRAAQDGARIIVLIDGVFFQDSSVAHKEVIYALDAGARVLGASSMGALRASELDVYGMEGVGLIYQAYKKGMLVSDDEVALTFDPFTFEPHSEPLVNIRFNLEQAWQKGAIGTVGKDRLLRCAQALYFPERSYEMMMERARDFVAEEEIERFRAFLASNRRDFKMEDAIRALERAKEIAIDED; from the coding sequence ATGCCAGAAGTCGTCGTCTTCCTAGGGCCAAGCCTCTCCAGAGCTAGGGCAGAGGAGATTCTGCAGGCTGAATGGCGGCCTCCTGCCCGGCGGGGTGACGTTTATCGGGCTGCCCAGGATGGAGCGCGGATCATCGTTCTCATCGATGGGGTCTTCTTTCAGGACTCTTCTGTGGCGCATAAAGAGGTCATATACGCATTGGACGCAGGAGCGAGGGTCCTGGGGGCGTCGAGCATGGGAGCCCTGCGGGCCTCGGAGCTGGATGTTTATGGCATGGAGGGAGTAGGGCTCATCTATCAGGCCTATAAGAAAGGAATGCTGGTATCAGATGATGAGGTGGCGCTAACCTTTGATCCTTTCACGTTTGAGCCGCATTCAGAGCCTCTGGTGAACATCCGCTTCAATCTGGAGCAGGCCTGGCAGAAGGGAGCGATCGGCACCGTCGGAAAAGACAGGCTCCTTCGCTGCGCACAGGCTCTGTACTTTCCTGAGAGGAGCTATGAGATGATGATGGAGAGGGCGCGGGACTTTGTGGCAGAGGAGGAGATAGAGAGATTTCGCGCATTCCTGGCCTCCAACCGGCGAGACTTCAAGATGGAGGACGCCATCCGGGCCCTGGAGAGGGCAAAGGAGATAGCTATTGATGAGGATTAA